CCTTGAATGGGATCTTGGGACGTTCCAGGTAAGAAGCGATCGCCCTGCCAATGATCGGGATGATGATTGTTACCTGCCTGGCGCATTTCATCGATAAATAACTGATAGTCTGCCTGGGCGATTAGGGTTCCATCAAGATCGGTGCGATCATCGACCCGCAGCAGTGCCTTCAGCCGTCGGGATAGCTGTACTTCCACTGCCAATCGAAACAGGTCTCCATCTGTGGACTCCAAACCTTGTTCTAGGGTTGTCGCCAACTCCTGTCGCACAGAGCGATCGCTCATGCTCAGCGATTCCCGCATACAGTCATAGGCTAAGGATAAAGACTCCACGGTCTGTCGCTGCAAGGCTGCCCAGACAATATCACTAGCATCTTGCTGGGCTGCATAGAGACGAATGGTTTCCTCCCACCAAGGATCATCAATATTGCGAGTGAGCAACATATCCTGTTTTAGCTCCTTAATCTGCACCGCCGCCAGATATTCTAGGAAACTGCGATGGGCAAACTTATAGATACCTGCCCGTTCTTCCACCAGCAAACCACTGCCCGTTTCGATATATTGCAAAAACTCCTCCGGATACAGCGCATTGCCCGCCACGGCATCCAATTGCTGTTGGATCACTAAGCCGCCGGTGACAATAGAACATTCTTCACTGCGATGGCGCATCCGGTTGAGCGCCAGCACCTGGAGCACCGACTTTTTCTGCCCCGCCGTCAGCGATCCATCCATACCCTTGGCATCCTGCCGCCGTCCTAGCAAGACATCGCAAATTTCAGCATACAGCTCTACCCGCCGCCCCGGCAGTGCTCCCCGAAAACAATGCACCGTCGCAATCATCGTCAGCAGCAGGGGATTGGTCGCCATCGCTGCCAGGGGTGGGTTCCGCCGAATGCGATCGATCAAATCGGCTGCCTTCCGATCTGCCATCAATCGCACGCCTGGATCATCCTTACCTAGACGACTCATGAGTTCATTTTGCAGATACCAATTTTGGATAAATTGCTGCACCTGGATGATCGTAAATGGCTTGACTTCCAGAAGTGCCCCTGCTTTACTCAGCGGTGCTGTACGATAACCATGGGGACGTGAGGTGACAATAAATCTCACCGTAGGATAAGCCTGAATCTGATGATCAACCCAGGTGCTGACAACTTGCCGCTGTTCAGGATCGGCCACCTCATCCAGCCCATCCAGCATCACCAAACATCGCCCCCGCTGCAGTTGGATCTGGAGCCAGCGGGGCGGCGGCTTTAGATCCTGCACCGTGGGCTGCTGTTCCCATAGGGTCGCTAAGTTTAGGGTGGGCTGCTGAGCGATCGCTTCCCGTAATTCCCGCAGGGTAAGCAATACAGGCAATAGCTTCGGGGCTTTGGGGTGATAGCGACGCTGACGGCGTTGGGCATAGGTGAGGGTCAGATGTTCCAACAGGGTTGATTTACCCGAACCGGGTGCGCCAATAATCACCAATCGCCGAAACGTAGGCTGCTGCACCGCTAGTACATCCCAGATCTGTAGGTTACTGCGTGCATCCGCATCGCGAATTAGGGCAGACGGTATACGATCCAAACTGTCGGGCGCAACCCGCAGGGGCACAAAAACCTTTTCTAGATCTAAAACAAAGGGGCCGCGGGTGCGTAGTCCTTGGGTTTTAAAGTCTCGGTATTCATACATGAGACTTTGGGTGTAGCGTTGCTCAAACGGCGATAGCAACCGCCACCAGAGCCCGATCGCTGCTTGCTCCAACCCATCCACTACCCAGGTTGCTAGCGGTTCGATCCGTTCCTCCAAACGCTCTTCCACCTTGTCTAGAATGCGATCGGTCAACTTGCGGGCAAACTGCCCCATGATCACCAACCCCGTCAGCGCCATGGTCACTAGAATTACACCGATCGCCTCTAACCACTGCCCCTGTTGCAGAAGGGCGATCGCTGCCACAATACCAACGCCCGACCCAGAAAGCCCCAGATAGCTAGCCCATTGGCGAATGCGGTTTCGACGCTGGCTACGGCGCTCCTCAGGGCTGAGGGGAAGCAGAGTAGAGTCACTGGATGTGGAAGTGCTGGGAGTAGGATCGCTGGGGGGTGGGGTGTCTGACATGGGATGACGATGGAAGGTCTTTCCAGTCTAGTCATTCAGGAACGCCGCCGCCTGTCTAGACAGGATGGATATTGGGGGGAGCGATCGCTCCCTAAGTTCGAGTCAACAACCCATGCCAGGAGGTGTTTTGACCTCAGGGGCGATCGCTATACCGCTGCACGGCCCAAGGATCACCACGATGGTGGTAGCCATTCCGTTCCCAGAAGCCC
This sequence is a window from Candidatus Obscuribacterales bacterium. Protein-coding genes within it:
- a CDS encoding NACHT domain-containing protein — its product is MSDTPPPSDPTPSTSTSSDSTLLPLSPEERRSQRRNRIRQWASYLGLSGSGVGIVAAIALLQQGQWLEAIGVILVTMALTGLVIMGQFARKLTDRILDKVEERLEERIEPLATWVVDGLEQAAIGLWWRLLSPFEQRYTQSLMYEYRDFKTQGLRTRGPFVLDLEKVFVPLRVAPDSLDRIPSALIRDADARSNLQIWDVLAVQQPTFRRLVIIGAPGSGKSTLLEHLTLTYAQRRQRRYHPKAPKLLPVLLTLRELREAIAQQPTLNLATLWEQQPTVQDLKPPPRWLQIQLQRGRCLVMLDGLDEVADPEQRQVVSTWVDHQIQAYPTVRFIVTSRPHGYRTAPLSKAGALLEVKPFTIIQVQQFIQNWYLQNELMSRLGKDDPGVRLMADRKAADLIDRIRRNPPLAAMATNPLLLTMIATVHCFRGALPGRRVELYAEICDVLLGRRQDAKGMDGSLTAGQKKSVLQVLALNRMRHRSEECSIVTGGLVIQQQLDAVAGNALYPEEFLQYIETGSGLLVEERAGIYKFAHRSFLEYLAAVQIKELKQDMLLTRNIDDPWWEETIRLYAAQQDASDIVWAALQRQTVESLSLAYDCMRESLSMSDRSVRQELATTLEQGLESTDGDLFRLAVEVQLSRRLKALLRVDDRTDLDGTLIAQADYQLFIDEMRQAGNNHHPDHWQGDRFLPGTSQDPIQGIRAQDAEAFCAWLTYRCGNLGDLYLEGDSSVFVGDSRIRIPTVEEAQAYPVSSSRGIYWCQGDRGLVLHGMSDDQRTAWLMQLHQAGDRDADGIRTLAQTLTIPTLPPRPASRHAPHPQTRDREVALNRARDRAFQRLLTQALPLAQDMAQAFALNASPSLNHGHLAGWMQDINHIRDRQQALLVPLPQAQTLAGKIIRDRSPIPSSDLAWLRAYTPLVALWWYDLADIYERLSRSPRLLRLNQRSRQQCQSLAQTYRDGVESTFNLYAFWVLLDERRAQHMPAWEGLRLVREQRQVD